Proteins encoded in a region of the Streptomyces sp. NBC_00310 genome:
- a CDS encoding DUF3099 domain-containing protein — MYARRRHVYFAMMGTCLALFVLAWGVVRLWSVQVAVGMCVVAMVIPPLAAVVANRRGPDDRWWDDPSGDPKSDEWWDELDGKKRPRKQP, encoded by the coding sequence ATGTACGCCCGCCGGCGCCACGTGTACTTCGCCATGATGGGCACGTGTCTCGCCCTCTTCGTCCTGGCCTGGGGCGTCGTGCGCCTCTGGTCGGTCCAGGTCGCGGTCGGCATGTGCGTGGTCGCCATGGTCATCCCGCCGCTCGCCGCCGTCGTCGCCAACCGGCGCGGCCCCGACGACCGCTGGTGGGACGACCCCTCCGGCGACCCGAAGTCCGACGAGTGGTGGGACGAACTGGACGGCAAGAAGCGCCCGAGGAAACAGCCTTGA
- a CDS encoding FABP family protein, whose product MIEIPSDLHKDLVPLAFLLGDWAGAGVHDFPGSEKCNFGQEVTFSHDGRDFLEYRSHTWVLDNDGNKVRPLETESGFWRVDADRKVEIVMTRHDGVVEVWYGELAKQKPQIDLVTDAVARTAASGPYSGGKRLYGYVHSDLMWVGEKSTPEVELRPYMSAHLKKVVTPEDVERWAKALPDDMPDDGIAFFK is encoded by the coding sequence ATGATCGAGATCCCGTCCGACCTGCACAAGGACCTCGTCCCCCTCGCCTTCCTGCTCGGCGACTGGGCGGGCGCGGGTGTCCATGACTTCCCCGGCTCGGAGAAATGCAACTTCGGCCAGGAGGTCACCTTCTCCCACGACGGCCGGGACTTCCTGGAGTACCGCTCCCACACCTGGGTGCTCGACAACGACGGCAACAAGGTCCGCCCGCTGGAGACCGAGTCCGGCTTCTGGCGTGTGGACGCCGACCGCAAGGTCGAGATCGTCATGACCCGTCACGACGGCGTCGTCGAGGTCTGGTACGGCGAGCTGGCCAAGCAGAAGCCGCAGATCGACCTGGTCACGGACGCGGTCGCGCGGACGGCGGCCTCGGGTCCCTACAGCGGCGGCAAGCGGCTGTACGGCTATGTGCACAGCGACCTGATGTGGGTCGGCGAGAAGTCGACCCCCGAGGTCGAGCTGCGCCCCTACATGTCCGCGCACCTGAAGAAGGTCGTCACCCCCGAGGACGTCGAGCGCTGGGCCAAGGCCCTCCCCGACGACATGCCGGACGACGGCATCGCCTTCTTCAAGTAG
- a CDS encoding DUF1416 domain-containing protein, which translates to MCGAKAGGPDASTIKPGETTIQGQVTRDGEPVTGYVRLLDSTGEFTAEVPTSATGQFRFYAAEGTWTVRALVPGGTADRTVVAEKGGLAEVAIAV; encoded by the coding sequence ATGTGTGGAGCGAAGGCCGGCGGCCCGGACGCCTCGACGATCAAGCCCGGTGAGACCACGATCCAGGGTCAGGTGACCCGCGACGGCGAGCCGGTGACGGGTTACGTCCGTCTGCTGGACTCGACCGGCGAGTTCACGGCGGAGGTCCCGACCTCCGCGACGGGCCAGTTCCGCTTCTACGCGGCCGAGGGCACCTGGACCGTCCGCGCGCTCGTCCCCGGCGGCACCGCCGACCGTACCGTCGTCGCCGAGAAGGGCGGCCTGGCGGAGGTCGCGATCGCCGTCTGA
- a CDS encoding Fur family transcriptional regulator, producing the protein MVSTDWKSDLRQRGYRLTPQRQLVLEAVDTLEHATPDDILVEVRKTASGVNISTVYRTLELLEELGLVSHAHLGHGAPTYHLADRHHHIHLVCRDCTNVIEADVSVAADFTAKLRETFGFDTDMKHFAIFGRCEDCSRKYSTTESSPTKSSTAKSSTTES; encoded by the coding sequence GTGGTGAGCACCGACTGGAAGAGTGACCTCAGGCAGCGCGGCTACCGGCTGACGCCGCAGCGGCAACTCGTGCTCGAAGCCGTGGACACCCTTGAGCACGCGACCCCCGACGACATCCTCGTGGAAGTGAGGAAGACGGCGTCGGGGGTCAACATTTCCACGGTCTACCGGACCCTGGAGCTCCTGGAGGAGCTCGGGCTGGTCAGCCACGCCCATCTGGGGCACGGGGCGCCGACGTACCACCTGGCCGACCGGCACCACCACATCCATCTCGTCTGCCGCGACTGCACGAACGTGATCGAGGCGGATGTGTCGGTGGCGGCGGACTTCACGGCCAAGCTGCGCGAGACGTTCGGCTTCGACACGGACATGAAGCACTTCGCGATCTTCGGCCGCTGCGAGGACTGCTCCCGCAAGTACTCCACAACCGAGAGCTCCCCCACCAAGAGCTCGACTGCCAAGAGTTCAACTACCGAGTCGTAG
- a CDS encoding MoaD/ThiS family protein produces the protein MPKGTVRYWAAAKAAAGIAEEPYEAVTLAEALNAARDRHPGELVRVLRRCSFLVDGNPVGTREHETVRLAEGGTVEVLPPFAGG, from the coding sequence ATGCCAAAGGGCACCGTCCGCTACTGGGCCGCAGCAAAAGCCGCGGCCGGCATCGCCGAGGAGCCCTACGAGGCGGTCACCCTCGCGGAGGCCCTGAACGCGGCCCGCGACCGACACCCCGGCGAACTCGTCCGCGTACTGCGGCGATGCTCGTTCCTCGTCGACGGAAACCCCGTGGGCACCCGTGAACATGAGACGGTACGTCTGGCCGAGGGCGGCACGGTCGAGGTGCTCCCGCCGTTCGCAGGAGGGTGA
- a CDS encoding RsiG family protein, giving the protein MSTSSTGQPPGTATFDRTSPGPGPGVRRPPVQRTDSDPLPPPDPAERDLPRLRLPELRTLRRDAQRDEADLSYLRRLLQGRIDILRAELARRGGAADGAPGEPSALVDRLSAILTDAPARHRSSARHVTVGTPYGEEFRRLAAEMLDEVGLSDLEARTDDELTAGLARLVHHERQISGRRQHLQRTADDCSAEIGRRYREGEAQVDDLLM; this is encoded by the coding sequence ATGAGCACATCGAGTACCGGGCAGCCCCCGGGCACTGCGACATTTGACCGTACAAGTCCGGGGCCCGGCCCCGGCGTCCGCCGGCCACCGGTCCAGCGCACGGACAGCGACCCACTGCCGCCGCCTGACCCGGCCGAGCGCGACCTGCCCCGGCTGCGGCTGCCCGAACTGCGCACCCTGCGCCGGGACGCCCAGCGGGACGAGGCGGACCTCAGCTATCTGCGGCGGCTGCTCCAGGGCCGTATCGACATCCTGCGTGCCGAACTCGCCCGCCGGGGCGGCGCGGCGGACGGGGCCCCGGGAGAGCCCTCGGCGCTGGTCGACCGTCTTTCGGCGATCCTCACGGACGCCCCGGCCCGGCACCGTTCCTCGGCCCGCCACGTCACCGTGGGGACGCCGTACGGCGAGGAGTTCCGCCGGCTCGCCGCCGAGATGCTCGACGAGGTCGGGCTCTCCGACCTGGAGGCACGCACCGACGACGAACTCACCGCCGGCCTCGCCCGCCTCGTCCACCACGAGCGACAGATCTCCGGCCGCCGCCAGCACCTCCAGCGCACCGCGGACGACTGCAGCGCCGAAATCGGCCGCCGCTACCGCGAGGGCGAGGCCCAAGTGGACGACCTGCTCATGTGA
- a CDS encoding winged helix-turn-helix domain-containing protein yields the protein MVVTQENVAVNGSRKLSSQEIAATLRDRIRGGDLRPGERLPTQAELAEEFGVERGTVRQALRALQEDGLLSNVSKGSPPRVAEAGHAARDEPQPTMVGLGPRLAEAFSAPHVRVDAACLTAETLMMALGEPVRRIHEGTIRPESIDVRILLPSRKINLAFPVPVEARGEDDEEDPVHKRWLDQRNAQIRVLRHNLLALRTSHQLDVRVAFRALPFTPPVKLYLLNGREALIAYYMLMQREEQMADGPLQMYDAFGTQSLLFSFEKETGPRDAAFVDQSQQWFNALWETITTDLTLS from the coding sequence TTGGTCGTGACCCAGGAGAACGTTGCAGTGAACGGCAGCAGAAAGCTCTCGTCCCAGGAGATCGCCGCCACCCTGCGGGACCGCATCCGCGGTGGCGACCTCAGGCCCGGCGAGCGCCTGCCCACCCAGGCCGAACTCGCGGAGGAGTTCGGCGTGGAGCGCGGCACGGTCCGTCAGGCCCTGCGCGCCCTGCAGGAGGACGGGCTGCTGAGCAACGTGAGCAAGGGGAGCCCGCCCAGGGTCGCCGAGGCCGGCCATGCCGCGAGGGACGAGCCGCAGCCGACGATGGTGGGCCTCGGCCCCCGCCTGGCCGAGGCCTTCTCCGCACCGCACGTCCGCGTCGACGCGGCCTGCCTCACCGCCGAGACCCTGATGATGGCCCTCGGTGAACCGGTCCGCCGCATCCACGAGGGAACGATCCGCCCCGAGTCCATCGACGTCCGCATCCTCCTTCCCTCCCGGAAGATCAACCTGGCGTTCCCGGTCCCGGTGGAGGCGCGCGGCGAGGACGACGAGGAGGACCCCGTCCACAAGCGCTGGCTCGACCAGCGCAACGCGCAGATCCGCGTCCTGCGCCACAACCTCCTGGCCCTGCGCACGTCCCACCAGCTCGACGTCCGCGTGGCCTTCCGCGCCCTGCCCTTCACCCCGCCCGTCAAGCTCTACCTCCTCAACGGCCGGGAGGCGCTGATCGCGTACTACATGCTCATGCAGCGCGAGGAGCAGATGGCGGACGGCCCCCTGCAGATGTACGACGCCTTCGGCACCCAGTCCCTCCTCTTCTCCTTCGAGAAGGAGACCGGCCCCCGCGACGCCGCCTTCGTCGATCAGTCCCAGCAATGGTTCAACGCCCTCTGGGAAACCATCACCACGGACCTGACACTCTCCTAG
- a CDS encoding HAD family hydrolase yields MTVETESLRELITPVRFVLWDLDGPICRLFSGHPAHQVARDLVTLIDRRGLGGLLTERERSTADPQVVLLGLGRRHPSSDLIIDLEKWLTQQELTAAPKAYPTTWADPLIRTWSRRARFAITTNNSALAAARYIDTRGLADCFPYIYGRTRDLDLMKPHPHILRQALNAMGADPSRSLMLGDAPTDFEAARDAGVPFLGYARNERKLKALLEAEVPPEHIVNSLKPVLDILRTRLPDQA; encoded by the coding sequence GTGACAGTAGAGACAGAGTCCCTTCGAGAACTGATCACTCCCGTCCGCTTCGTGCTCTGGGACCTGGACGGGCCGATCTGTCGACTGTTTTCCGGGCATCCCGCGCACCAAGTGGCCCGAGACCTGGTCACGTTGATCGACAGGCGCGGGCTGGGCGGCCTGCTGACGGAGCGGGAACGGAGTACGGCCGACCCCCAGGTCGTCCTCCTCGGTCTGGGCCGCCGCCACCCGAGCAGCGACCTGATCATCGACCTGGAGAAATGGCTCACCCAGCAGGAGCTGACCGCCGCCCCGAAGGCGTACCCCACCACCTGGGCCGACCCGCTCATCCGGACCTGGTCGCGGCGGGCCCGATTCGCCATCACGACCAACAACTCGGCGCTCGCGGCCGCCCGTTACATCGACACCCGCGGCCTCGCCGACTGCTTCCCCTATATCTACGGCCGCACGCGCGACCTCGACCTCATGAAGCCGCACCCCCACATCCTGCGCCAGGCCCTCAACGCGATGGGCGCCGACCCCTCGCGCTCCCTGATGCTCGGCGACGCCCCGACCGACTTCGAGGCGGCCCGGGACGCCGGCGTCCCCTTCCTGGGCTACGCGCGTAACGAGCGCAAGCTCAAGGCGCTTCTGGAGGCGGAGGTCCCGCCCGAGCACATCGTGAACTCACTGAAGCCCGTCCTGGACATCCTGCGTACCCGACTACCGGATCAGGCCTGA
- the ygfZ gene encoding CAF17-like 4Fe-4S cluster assembly/insertion protein YgfZ produces MKSPLLSLPGAVAAEGVDEDVAAHYGDLFREQRALADGTGFVDLSHRGVLAVSGEDRLSWLHLLLTQHVSELPTGEATEALILSANGHIEHALYLVDDGTTVWAHVEPGTQEALLAYLESMKFFYRVEVADRTGDVAVVHLPAGSIADIPEGTVVRETPYGRDLFLPRTDLESYAEKAGPAVGLLAYEALRVEHHRPRLGFETDHRTIPHELGWIGTAVHLQKGCYRGQETVARVQNLGKPPRRLVFLHLDGSEVHLPPRGAELRLADDGPDGRKLGFITTSVRHHELGPVALALIKRNVPVDARLLADTTAAAQETVVEP; encoded by the coding sequence ATGAAGAGTCCTCTGCTGTCCCTGCCCGGAGCCGTCGCCGCCGAGGGCGTGGACGAGGATGTCGCCGCCCACTACGGCGACCTGTTCCGCGAACAGCGCGCCCTCGCCGACGGCACCGGCTTCGTCGACCTCTCCCACCGGGGCGTCCTCGCCGTCTCCGGCGAGGACCGGCTCAGCTGGCTGCACCTGCTGCTCACCCAGCACGTCAGCGAACTCCCCACCGGCGAGGCCACCGAGGCGCTGATCCTCTCCGCCAACGGCCACATCGAGCACGCGCTGTACCTGGTCGACGACGGCACGACCGTATGGGCCCACGTCGAGCCCGGCACCCAGGAGGCGCTGCTCGCGTACCTGGAGTCGATGAAGTTCTTCTACCGGGTCGAGGTGGCCGACCGGACGGGCGACGTCGCGGTCGTCCACCTCCCGGCCGGTTCGATCGCCGACATCCCGGAGGGGACGGTCGTGCGGGAGACGCCGTACGGCCGTGATCTGTTCCTTCCGCGGACGGACCTGGAGTCGTACGCGGAGAAGGCGGGCCCCGCGGTGGGCCTGCTCGCGTACGAGGCGCTGCGGGTCGAGCACCACCGCCCCCGGCTCGGTTTCGAGACCGACCACCGCACCATCCCGCACGAGCTGGGCTGGATCGGTACGGCCGTCCACCTGCAGAAGGGCTGCTACCGGGGCCAGGAGACGGTCGCCCGGGTCCAGAACCTCGGCAAGCCCCCGCGCCGCCTCGTCTTCCTCCACCTCGACGGCAGCGAGGTCCATCTCCCGCCGCGCGGCGCGGAGCTCCGCCTCGCCGACGACGGCCCCGACGGCCGCAAGCTCGGCTTCATCACGACGTCCGTACGCCACCACGAACTGGGCCCGGTGGCGCTGGCCCTGATCAAGCGGAACGTCCCGGTGGACGCCAGGCTCCTGGCCGACACCACCGCGGCGGCCCAGGAGACCGTGGTCGAGCCGTAG
- a CDS encoding GNAT family N-acetyltransferase: protein MSSSHDIAVRPVTEDEIPAWLNALNTGFLRAPESLSEQELKDRSAHIDPPRTLGAFDASRSRTPLTPADTTQVVATFRSFPQELTVVGGRTVPADAISNVTVSPTHRRRGLLSRMMAHDLTAAKDRGDVVATLIAAEYPIYGRYGFGPATWTTEWTVDVPRTGLDPRWSGPADGGRVDLVDGAAVRALGPALHDRLRRAQPGAVSRDERWWRVNTGDLRTHTPWTDPFYAVYRSAAGEIEGLVSYEADDTWQMKQPQNTADVNWLIATTPAAERALWHYLCSIDWITKVKSGWRAPDDLLPHFFPDPRAASLTTQADWLWVRILDVVRALEARTYAGTGALVLEVVDRDGFADGRYRLDAGPDGASCVPTGQDGDLVLEAADLAALWLGDESAVRLAALGRVREQRKGAASVADALLRTSRRPWCPDIF from the coding sequence ATGAGCTCCTCCCACGACATAGCCGTGCGCCCCGTCACCGAGGACGAGATCCCGGCCTGGCTGAACGCCCTGAACACCGGCTTCCTCCGCGCCCCGGAATCCCTCTCCGAGCAGGAGCTCAAGGACCGCTCGGCCCACATCGACCCACCCCGCACCCTCGGGGCGTTCGACGCGTCCCGCTCCCGCACTCCCCTCACCCCCGCCGACACCACGCAGGTCGTCGCGACCTTCCGCTCCTTCCCGCAGGAGCTGACCGTGGTCGGCGGCCGGACCGTCCCCGCCGACGCCATCTCGAACGTCACGGTCAGCCCCACCCATCGCCGCCGAGGCCTGCTGAGCCGGATGATGGCCCACGACCTCACGGCCGCGAAGGACCGGGGCGACGTCGTCGCCACCCTGATCGCCGCCGAGTACCCCATCTACGGCCGCTACGGCTTCGGCCCCGCCACCTGGACCACCGAGTGGACCGTCGACGTACCCCGCACCGGTCTGGACCCCCGCTGGTCCGGCCCGGCGGACGGCGGCCGGGTCGACCTCGTCGACGGCGCGGCCGTACGCGCCCTCGGCCCCGCCCTCCACGACCGGCTCCGCCGTGCCCAGCCCGGCGCGGTGAGCCGCGACGAGCGCTGGTGGCGGGTCAACACGGGCGACCTGCGGACCCACACCCCCTGGACCGACCCGTTCTACGCGGTGTACCGCTCGGCGGCCGGCGAGATCGAGGGCCTCGTCTCGTACGAGGCGGACGACACCTGGCAGATGAAGCAGCCGCAGAACACGGCGGACGTCAACTGGCTGATCGCGACGACCCCGGCCGCCGAGCGCGCCCTGTGGCACTACCTCTGCTCGATCGACTGGATCACCAAGGTCAAGTCGGGCTGGCGGGCCCCCGACGACCTCCTCCCGCACTTCTTCCCCGACCCGCGCGCCGCGAGCCTCACCACCCAGGCGGACTGGCTGTGGGTGCGGATCCTGGACGTCGTCCGGGCGCTGGAGGCCCGTACGTACGCGGGGACCGGGGCGCTGGTGCTGGAGGTCGTCGACAGGGACGGGTTCGCGGACGGGCGCTACCGGCTGGACGCGGGCCCGGACGGGGCGAGTTGTGTGCCGACGGGCCAGGACGGGGACCTCGTGCTGGAGGCCGCGGACCTGGCGGCGCTGTGGCTGGGCGACGAGTCGGCCGTACGGCTCGCCGCGCTCGGCCGGGTGCGGGAACAGCGGAAGGGCGCCGCCTCCGTAGCCGACGCCCTGCTGCGGACGTCCAGGCGCCCGTGGTGCCCGGACATCTTCTGA
- a CDS encoding DsrE family protein: MAKKLVIKVTAGADAPERCSQAFTVAAVAVASGVEVSLWLTGESAWFALPGRAAEFELPHAAPLPDLLDSILAGGRLTLCTQCAARRDITEQDVIKGVRIAGAQVFVQEALADDTQALVY, translated from the coding sequence ATGGCGAAGAAGCTCGTGATCAAGGTGACGGCCGGGGCGGACGCCCCCGAACGCTGCTCCCAGGCCTTCACGGTGGCCGCCGTGGCCGTGGCCAGCGGGGTGGAGGTGTCCCTGTGGCTGACCGGCGAGTCCGCGTGGTTCGCGCTGCCGGGCCGGGCCGCCGAGTTCGAGCTGCCGCACGCCGCCCCGCTCCCCGACCTGCTCGACTCGATCCTGGCCGGCGGCCGCCTCACCCTGTGCACCCAGTGCGCCGCCCGCCGCGACATCACCGAGCAGGACGTCATCAAGGGCGTACGGATCGCGGGCGCGCAGGTGTTCGTGCAGGAGGCGCTGGCGGACGACACCCAGGCGCTCGTCTACTGA
- a CDS encoding sulfurtransferase, which yields MSRSDVLVDADWVEANLDDPNIAIVEVDEDTTAYEKNHIKNAIRIDWTKDLQDPVRRDFVDQEGFEKLLSEKGIGNDTLVVLYGGNNNWFASYAYWYFKLYGHENVKLLDGGRKKWELDARELVDEVPARPATAYKAKPQNTAIRAFRDDVVAAIGSQNLVDVRSPDEFSGKLLAPAHLPQEQSQRPGHVPSARNIPWSKNANDDGTFKSDEQLKELYAEEQVDLAKDTIAYCRIGERSALTWFVLHELLGVENVKNYDGSWTEYGSLVGVPIELGANK from the coding sequence ATGAGCCGCAGCGACGTCCTGGTCGACGCAGACTGGGTCGAGGCCAACCTCGACGACCCGAACATCGCCATCGTCGAGGTCGACGAGGACACGACCGCGTACGAGAAGAACCACATCAAGAACGCCATCCGGATCGACTGGACGAAGGACCTCCAGGACCCGGTACGCCGTGACTTCGTCGACCAGGAGGGCTTCGAGAAGCTCCTGTCGGAGAAGGGCATCGGCAACGACACCCTCGTCGTCCTCTACGGCGGCAACAACAACTGGTTCGCGTCGTACGCCTACTGGTACTTCAAGCTGTACGGCCACGAGAACGTCAAGCTTCTCGACGGCGGCCGCAAGAAGTGGGAGCTGGACGCCCGCGAGCTGGTCGACGAGGTGCCGGCGCGCCCCGCGACCGCGTACAAGGCCAAGCCGCAGAACACCGCGATCCGCGCCTTCCGTGACGACGTCGTCGCCGCGATCGGCTCGCAGAACCTGGTCGACGTGCGCTCGCCCGACGAGTTCTCCGGCAAGCTGCTCGCCCCGGCCCACCTGCCGCAGGAGCAGTCGCAGCGTCCGGGCCACGTGCCCAGCGCCCGCAACATCCCGTGGTCGAAGAACGCCAACGACGACGGCACCTTCAAGTCGGACGAGCAGCTCAAGGAGCTGTACGCCGAGGAGCAGGTGGACCTGGCGAAGGACACCATCGCCTACTGCCGTATCGGTGAGCGCTCCGCGCTGACCTGGTTCGTCCTGCACGAGCTGCTCGGCGTGGAGAACGTCAAGAACTACGACGGCTCCTGGACCGAGTACGGCTCCCTCGTCGGCGTCCCGATCGAGCTCGGCGCCAACAAGTAG
- the dtd gene encoding D-aminoacyl-tRNA deacylase has translation MRAVVQRVDGASVVVDGETVGQIEGEGLCVLVGVTHEDTKEKAAQLARKLWSVRMLHDERSCSDVDAPLLVISQFTLYGDARKGRRPTWNAAAPGEVAEPLVEEVVAQLRSLGATVATGRFGASMRVSLTNDGPFTVLLEM, from the coding sequence ATGCGTGCGGTGGTGCAGAGGGTCGACGGCGCGAGCGTCGTCGTGGACGGTGAGACGGTCGGGCAGATCGAGGGCGAGGGGCTGTGCGTCCTCGTGGGGGTGACCCACGAGGACACCAAGGAGAAGGCGGCGCAGCTGGCGCGCAAGCTGTGGTCGGTACGGATGCTGCACGACGAGAGGTCGTGCAGCGATGTGGACGCGCCGTTGCTGGTGATCAGCCAGTTCACGCTGTACGGCGACGCGCGGAAGGGGCGGCGGCCCACCTGGAACGCGGCGGCCCCCGGGGAGGTCGCCGAGCCGCTGGTGGAGGAGGTCGTCGCGCAGCTGCGCTCGCTGGGGGCGACGGTGGCCACGGGGCGGTTCGGGGCGTCCATGCGGGTGTCGCTGACGAACGACGGGCCGTTCACGGTGCTGCTGGAGATGTAG
- a CDS encoding LmeA family phospholipid-binding protein: MRALRILVIVAVILGGLFVIADRVAVGFAEDEAAEQLRTSEGLASTPDVSIKGFPFLTQVAGGELDDVEVGIENFEASTGKADESIRIADLKANMRGVAFSSDYSSATAASATGTATIAYDELLKAAKSEPTDVGLGFTARVVGLSDGGKGKIKVAVEIDPPALEPQTVSVLSSVSVKGDTVEVQADSLPALGGADLAENVVRSITDFQQAIDDLPGGIKLDKVEAAPDGVEITVRGSNVRLAG; encoded by the coding sequence ATGCGCGCACTGCGAATACTTGTCATCGTCGCCGTGATCCTGGGCGGCCTCTTCGTGATCGCGGACCGCGTGGCCGTCGGCTTCGCCGAGGACGAGGCGGCCGAGCAGCTGAGGACCAGCGAGGGGCTGGCGAGCACCCCGGACGTGTCCATCAAGGGCTTCCCGTTCCTCACCCAGGTCGCGGGCGGCGAACTGGACGACGTCGAGGTCGGCATCGAGAACTTCGAGGCGAGCACCGGCAAGGCCGACGAGAGCATCCGCATCGCCGATCTGAAGGCGAACATGCGCGGCGTCGCCTTCTCCAGCGACTACAGCTCCGCCACGGCCGCCAGCGCCACCGGCACCGCGACCATCGCCTACGACGAGTTGCTCAAGGCCGCCAAGTCCGAGCCCACCGATGTCGGCCTCGGGTTCACCGCCCGCGTCGTCGGCCTCTCCGACGGCGGCAAGGGCAAGATCAAGGTCGCGGTCGAGATCGACCCGCCGGCCCTCGAACCCCAGACCGTCTCCGTCCTCAGCAGCGTCAGCGTGAAGGGCGACACGGTCGAGGTGCAGGCCGACTCCCTGCCCGCCCTGGGCGGTGCCGATCTCGCCGAGAACGTGGTCCGTTCGATCACCGACTTCCAGCAGGCCATCGACGACCTCCCCGGCGGCATCAAGCTCGACAAGGTCGAGGCGGCGCCGGACGGCGTGGAGATCACGGTGCGGGGTTCGAACGTCAGGCTGGCCGGGTAG
- a CDS encoding winged helix-turn-helix domain-containing protein gives MFVERERTAVDGRKSSQRPQRSHHEVADVLRGRIRSGELRPGQRMPTQAKLADEFGVERGAVRQALRILQSEHLLTNVSKGSPATVAPSRGAAALGGPGAAPRPTMVELAPRISAAFAAPHVKIDALCLTSVSLTLAVGEPLREIHAGRIKPARVDVRVMLPSRDIPLAFPAPVVASADGRLQRRWLAQRNAQGQVLKHNLLALRSTHGVDVHVSFRALPFTPPVKLYLLNEREALFAYYTIQRKEAEVDSEHLEMYDAEGTQSTLFAFERSAAAAPRDTTFVEQSRLWFDALWETISSDLLLTT, from the coding sequence TTGTTCGTGGAGCGGGAACGAACGGCCGTCGATGGGCGGAAGTCGTCACAGCGGCCCCAGAGGTCACATCACGAGGTGGCCGACGTGTTGCGCGGCCGGATCAGGTCCGGCGAGCTGCGACCGGGGCAGCGCATGCCCACCCAGGCGAAGCTGGCCGACGAGTTCGGCGTCGAGCGCGGAGCCGTACGGCAGGCCTTGCGCATCCTGCAGTCGGAGCACCTGCTCACCAACGTTTCCAAGGGCAGCCCGGCGACTGTCGCCCCAAGCCGGGGAGCGGCGGCCCTCGGCGGGCCCGGAGCGGCCCCGCGGCCCACGATGGTGGAGCTTGCCCCCCGCATATCCGCCGCCTTCGCGGCCCCGCATGTGAAGATCGACGCCCTCTGCCTGACGTCCGTGTCCCTCACGCTCGCCGTGGGTGAGCCGTTGCGCGAGATTCACGCGGGGCGCATAAAACCGGCCAGGGTCGACGTCCGGGTGATGCTGCCCAGCCGTGACATCCCGCTCGCCTTCCCGGCCCCGGTCGTCGCCTCGGCCGACGGCCGGCTGCAGCGCCGCTGGCTCGCCCAGCGCAACGCCCAGGGGCAGGTCCTGAAGCACAACCTGCTGGCGTTACGGTCCACGCACGGCGTCGACGTCCATGTCTCCTTCCGCGCGCTGCCCTTCACCCCACCCGTGAAGCTGTACCTCCTCAACGAACGGGAGGCGCTGTTCGCGTACTACACGATCCAGCGGAAGGAGGCCGAAGTGGACAGTGAGCACCTGGAGATGTACGACGCCGAGGGCACCCAGTCCACGCTGTTCGCGTTCGAGCGGAGCGCGGCCGCCGCCCCGCGGGACACGACCTTCGTCGAGCAGTCCCGCCTCTGGTTCGACGCGCTCTGGGAGACCATCAGCTCCGACCTGCTGCTCACGACCTGA